The following are encoded in a window of Etheostoma cragini isolate CJK2018 chromosome 7, CSU_Ecrag_1.0, whole genome shotgun sequence genomic DNA:
- the fmnl3 gene encoding formin-like protein 3 isoform X3 produces the protein MGNIESVDGQSEMKHHIMPLKVPMPDPTELEEKFAIVLSSMNLPPDKARLLRQYDNEKKWDLICDQERFQVKNPPHTYIQKLRGYLDPGVTRKKFRRRVQESTKVLRELEISLRTNHIGWVREFLNDENRGLDVLVEYLSFAQCAVMLDFEGLENGEDGFLDKAISWSRSIEDLHHTSTQPFCNTLVRSARQSVLRYGTVPNSKTIKNSRLVSQKDDVHVCIMCLRAIMNYQYGFNMVMSHAHAVNEIALSLNNKNSRTKALVLELLAAVCLVRGGHEIILSAFDNFKEVCKEKQRFERLMDYFRCEEGNIDYMVACMQFINIVVHSVEDMNFRVHLQYEFTKLGLDDYLEKCKHTESDKLSVQIQAYLDNVFDVGGLLEDAETKNAALEKVEELEEHLSHVTEKLLELENETMMKVADLEKVLIQKDKDLHAIRETYESTNTQVTTLRRVIKEKDAAFQRHFNIERRLLELEQQGTIRLHKKADGDIAIEPLGVGGGGDVGSSGLGISLGDMRQLSLGSTAGLTEPGGPDTSLPPASEAPPPPPPPPPPPPPLPSASDHNAPVPPPPPPAPPLPDASPSVILSVGLSAIRIKKPIKTKFRLPVFNWTALKPNQINGTVFNEIDDERVLEELDLERFEELFKTRSQGPVVDISCTKSKVAQKTVNKVTLLDANRSKNLAITLRKANKTTEEICKAIEKFDLKALPVDFVECLMRFLPTEGEVKVMRQYERERRPLDQLAEEDRFMLFFSKIERLTQRMNIITFVGNFSDNINMLTPQLNAVIAASGSVKSAPKLKRVLEIILALGNYMNSSKRGCVYGFKLQSLDLLLDTKSTDRKMTLLHYIALILKEKYPELANFYNELHFVEKAAAVSLENVLLDVRELGKGMDLIRRECSLHDHSVLKGFVQTSDTQLDKLQKDAKTAEEAFNNVVNYFGESAKTTPPSVFFPVFVRFIKAYKDAVEENEQRKKQEDAMREKLLAQEAKQQDPKVQAQKKRQQQEELIAELRKRQAKDHRPMYEGKDGTIEDIITAEKKINDSISHS, from the exons ATGGGTAATATAGAAAGTGTGGATGGCCAGTCGGAGATGAAGCATCACATCATGCCACTAAAGGTTCCCATGCCTGACCCCACCGAGCTGGAGGAGAAATTTGCCATTGTTTTG AGTTCTATGAACCTGCCTCCAGACAAAGCACGTCTTCTCCGACAGTATGACAATGAGAAAAAGTGGGACCTGATCTGTGACCAG GAGAGATTTCAGGTGAAGAATCCACCTCACACCTACATCCAGAAGCTACGAGGATACTTAGACCCTGGAGTCACACGAAAG AAGTTTCGCAGGCGGGTGCAGGAATCTACAAAAGTGTTGAGGGAGCTGGAGATCTCACTAAGGACAAACCACATTGG GTGGGTCAGGGAGTTCCTGAATGATGAGAACAGAGGTCTTGATGTCCTGGTGGAGTACCTCTCATTTGCCCAGTGTGCTGTCAT GTTGGATTTTGAGGGGCTGGAGAATGGGGAGGATGGCTTTTTGGACAAGGCTATATCTTGGAGTAGGTCCATAGAAGATCTGCATCACACCAGCACCCAACCTTTCTGCAACACACTGGTGCGCTCTGCCCGCCAGTCTGTCCTCCG CTATGGCACAGTTCCCAACAGCAAAACCATCAAGAACTCCCGCCTTGTGAGCCAGAAAGatgatgtgcatgtgtgcatcatGTGCTTGAGAGCAATCATGAATTATCAG TATGGCTTCAATATGGTCATGTCTCACGCACACGCAGTCAATGAAATTGCTCTCAGCTTGAACAATAAGAACTCACG GACGAAAGCCTTGGTCCTTGAGCTGCTGGCTGCCGTCTGTCTAGTCCGAGGAGGTCACGAGATCATCCTCTCAGCATTTGACAACTTCAAAGAG gtGTGTAAGGAGAAGCAACGCTTTGAGAGACTCATGGATTACTTCCGCTGTGAGGAGGGAAACATTGACTACATG GTTGCGTGCATGCAGTTCATCAACATTGTGGTCCACTCAGTCGAGGACATGAACTTCAGAGTCCATCTGCAGTATGAATTCACCAAGCTGGGACTGGATGATTACCTGGAG aaatgtaaacatacaGAGAGTGACAAGCTGTCGGTGCAGATCCAGGCCTACCTGGATAACGTGTTTGACGTGGGTGGTCTGCTGGAAGATGCAGAAACGAAGAATGCAGCTCTGGAGAAGGTAGAGGAACTGGAGGAGCACCTGTCTCAT GTGACGGAGAAGCTGCTGGAGCTTGAGAATGAAACAATGATGAAAGTAGCTGATCTGGAGAAGGTGCTCATTCAGAAAGATAAGGACCTGCATGCAATACGG GAGACGTACGAGTCGACCAACACCCAGGTCACCACCCTGAGGAGGGTGATCAAGGAGAAGGATGCCGCTTTCCAGAGACACTTCAACATCGAGAGGCGGCTCCTGGAGCTCGAGCAGCAAGGCACCATCCGTTTGCACAAGAAGGCTGATGGAGACATTGCCATCGAGCCGCTTGGTGTCGGGGGTGGGGGAGACGTTGGGAGTAGTGGCCTTGGGATCTCACTAGGTGACATGAGGCAGCTGTCTTTGGGTTCAACAGCTGGATTAACTGAACCAGGGGGGCCAGACACTAGTTTACCACCAGCTAGTGAagcacctccacctcctccaccacctccaccgcctcctcctcctcttccttctgcCTCAG ATCACAATGCACCAGTCCCACCACCGCCACCTCCTGCTCCACCTCTGCCAGACGCTTCTCCATCAGTTATCCTGAGTGTGGGTCTCTCAG CTATCAGAATCAAGAAGCCAATCAAGACCAAGTTCCGCCTGCCTGTGTTTAACTGGACAGCCTTGAAGCCCAATCAGATCAACGGCACAGTCTTCAACGAGATTGATGATGAGCGTGTGCTTGAG GAGCTGGATCTGGAGAGGTTTGAGGAGCTGTTCAAGACCAGATCCCAGGGTCCGGTTGTGGATATTTCCTGCACAAAGAGCAAAGTAGCCCAGAAGACAGTAAACAAAGTCACCCTTTTGGACGCCAATCGCTCCAAGAACTTAGCCATCACATTGCGAAAGGCAAACAAGACCACAGAAGAGATCTGCAAAGCAATAGAGAA GTTTGACCTTAAAGCCTTACCCGTTGACTTTGTCGAGTGCCTGATGCGGTTCTTGCCCACGGAGGGGGAGGTGAAGGTGATGCGTCAGTACGAGCGTGAGCGGCGTCCACTGGACCAGCTAGCTGAGGAAGATCGcttcatgttgtttttcagcAAGATTGAGAGGCTTACACAGAGAATGAACATCATCACTTTTGTTGGAAACTTTTCTGACAACATCAACATGCTCACACCACAGCTCAATGCAGTCATTGCGGCTTCTGGCTCAGTGAAATCCGCACCAAAGTTGAAAAGAGTGCTTGAG ATCATCCTAGCTTTGGGAAACTACATGAACAGCAGCAAGCGGGGCTGCGTTTATGGCTTCAAATTACAAAGTCTAGATCTT CTGCTGGACACTAAGTCTACAGACAGAAAGATGACGTTGCTCCATTACATAGCTCTCATTTTGAAAGAGAAGTACCCTGAACTGGCCAACTTCTACAACGAACTGCATTTTGTGGAAAAAGCTGCAGCAG TATCTCTGGAAAATGTGCTGCTGGATGTTCGAGAGCTAGGGAAGGGAATGGACTTGATACGGAGAGAGTGCAGTCTCCATGACCATTCGGTCCTGAAAGGCTTCGTCCAGACCAGTGACACACAGCTGGACAAGCTGCAGAAGGATGCCAAAACAGCAGAG GAAGCCTTTAACAATGTGGTGAACTACTTCGGAGAGAGTGCCAAGACGACTCCGCCCTCGGTGTTCTTCCCCGTGTTTGTGCGTTTTATCAAGGCCTACAAG GATGCAGTGGAAGAAAACGAACAAAGGAAAAAACAGGAGGATGCAATGAGAGAAAAGTTACTTGCTCAGGAGGCTAAACAGCAGGACCCCAAG GTCCAGGCCCAAAAGAagaggcagcagcaggaggagctgATTGCAGAGCTGCGCAAGCGGCAAGCCAAAGACCACCGACCCATGTACGAGGGCAAGGATGGCACTATTGAGGACATCATAACAG CTGAAAAGAAGATTAATGACAGTATTTCTCACTCCTAA
- the fmnl3 gene encoding formin-like protein 3 isoform X1: MGNIESVDGQSEMKHHIMPLKVPMPDPTELEEKFAIVLSSMNLPPDKARLLRQYDNEKKWDLICDQERFQVKNPPHTYIQKLRGYLDPGVTRKKFRRRVQESTKVLRELEISLRTNHIGWVREFLNDENRGLDVLVEYLSFAQCAVMLDFEGLENGEDGFLDKAISWSRSIEDLHHTSTQPFCNTLVRSARQSVLRYGTVPNSKTIKNSRLVSQKDDVHVCIMCLRAIMNYQYGFNMVMSHAHAVNEIALSLNNKNSRTKALVLELLAAVCLVRGGHEIILSAFDNFKEVCKEKQRFERLMDYFRCEEGNIDYMVACMQFINIVVHSVEDMNFRVHLQYEFTKLGLDDYLEKCKHTESDKLSVQIQAYLDNVFDVGGLLEDAETKNAALEKVEELEEHLSHVTEKLLELENETMMKVADLEKVLIQKDKDLHAIRETYESTNTQVTTLRRVIKEKDAAFQRHFNIERRLLELEQQGTIRLHKKADGDIAIEPLGVGGGGDVGSSGLGISLGDMRQLSLGSTAGLTEPGGPDTSLPPASEAPPPPPPPPPPPPPLPSASDHNAPVPPPPPPAPPLPDASPSVILSVGLSAIRIKKPIKTKFRLPVFNWTALKPNQINGTVFNEIDDERVLEELDLERFEELFKTRSQGPVVDISCTKSKVAQKTVNKVTLLDANRSKNLAITLRKANKTTEEICKAIEKFDLKALPVDFVECLMRFLPTEGEVKVMRQYERERRPLDQLAEEDRFMLFFSKIERLTQRMNIITFVGNFSDNINMLTPQLNAVIAASGSVKSAPKLKRVLEIILALGNYMNSSKRGCVYGFKLQSLDLLLDTKSTDRKMTLLHYIALILKEKYPELANFYNELHFVEKAAAVSLENVLLDVRELGKGMDLIRRECSLHDHSVLKGFVQTSDTQLDKLQKDAKTAEEAFNNVVNYFGESAKTTPPSVFFPVFVRFIKAYKDAVEENEQRKKQEDAMREKLLAQEAKQQDPKVQAQKKRQQQEELIAELRKRQAKDHRPMYEGKDGTIEDIITVLKSVPFTARTAKRGSRFFCEANICDDANC, from the exons ATGGGTAATATAGAAAGTGTGGATGGCCAGTCGGAGATGAAGCATCACATCATGCCACTAAAGGTTCCCATGCCTGACCCCACCGAGCTGGAGGAGAAATTTGCCATTGTTTTG AGTTCTATGAACCTGCCTCCAGACAAAGCACGTCTTCTCCGACAGTATGACAATGAGAAAAAGTGGGACCTGATCTGTGACCAG GAGAGATTTCAGGTGAAGAATCCACCTCACACCTACATCCAGAAGCTACGAGGATACTTAGACCCTGGAGTCACACGAAAG AAGTTTCGCAGGCGGGTGCAGGAATCTACAAAAGTGTTGAGGGAGCTGGAGATCTCACTAAGGACAAACCACATTGG GTGGGTCAGGGAGTTCCTGAATGATGAGAACAGAGGTCTTGATGTCCTGGTGGAGTACCTCTCATTTGCCCAGTGTGCTGTCAT GTTGGATTTTGAGGGGCTGGAGAATGGGGAGGATGGCTTTTTGGACAAGGCTATATCTTGGAGTAGGTCCATAGAAGATCTGCATCACACCAGCACCCAACCTTTCTGCAACACACTGGTGCGCTCTGCCCGCCAGTCTGTCCTCCG CTATGGCACAGTTCCCAACAGCAAAACCATCAAGAACTCCCGCCTTGTGAGCCAGAAAGatgatgtgcatgtgtgcatcatGTGCTTGAGAGCAATCATGAATTATCAG TATGGCTTCAATATGGTCATGTCTCACGCACACGCAGTCAATGAAATTGCTCTCAGCTTGAACAATAAGAACTCACG GACGAAAGCCTTGGTCCTTGAGCTGCTGGCTGCCGTCTGTCTAGTCCGAGGAGGTCACGAGATCATCCTCTCAGCATTTGACAACTTCAAAGAG gtGTGTAAGGAGAAGCAACGCTTTGAGAGACTCATGGATTACTTCCGCTGTGAGGAGGGAAACATTGACTACATG GTTGCGTGCATGCAGTTCATCAACATTGTGGTCCACTCAGTCGAGGACATGAACTTCAGAGTCCATCTGCAGTATGAATTCACCAAGCTGGGACTGGATGATTACCTGGAG aaatgtaaacatacaGAGAGTGACAAGCTGTCGGTGCAGATCCAGGCCTACCTGGATAACGTGTTTGACGTGGGTGGTCTGCTGGAAGATGCAGAAACGAAGAATGCAGCTCTGGAGAAGGTAGAGGAACTGGAGGAGCACCTGTCTCAT GTGACGGAGAAGCTGCTGGAGCTTGAGAATGAAACAATGATGAAAGTAGCTGATCTGGAGAAGGTGCTCATTCAGAAAGATAAGGACCTGCATGCAATACGG GAGACGTACGAGTCGACCAACACCCAGGTCACCACCCTGAGGAGGGTGATCAAGGAGAAGGATGCCGCTTTCCAGAGACACTTCAACATCGAGAGGCGGCTCCTGGAGCTCGAGCAGCAAGGCACCATCCGTTTGCACAAGAAGGCTGATGGAGACATTGCCATCGAGCCGCTTGGTGTCGGGGGTGGGGGAGACGTTGGGAGTAGTGGCCTTGGGATCTCACTAGGTGACATGAGGCAGCTGTCTTTGGGTTCAACAGCTGGATTAACTGAACCAGGGGGGCCAGACACTAGTTTACCACCAGCTAGTGAagcacctccacctcctccaccacctccaccgcctcctcctcctcttccttctgcCTCAG ATCACAATGCACCAGTCCCACCACCGCCACCTCCTGCTCCACCTCTGCCAGACGCTTCTCCATCAGTTATCCTGAGTGTGGGTCTCTCAG CTATCAGAATCAAGAAGCCAATCAAGACCAAGTTCCGCCTGCCTGTGTTTAACTGGACAGCCTTGAAGCCCAATCAGATCAACGGCACAGTCTTCAACGAGATTGATGATGAGCGTGTGCTTGAG GAGCTGGATCTGGAGAGGTTTGAGGAGCTGTTCAAGACCAGATCCCAGGGTCCGGTTGTGGATATTTCCTGCACAAAGAGCAAAGTAGCCCAGAAGACAGTAAACAAAGTCACCCTTTTGGACGCCAATCGCTCCAAGAACTTAGCCATCACATTGCGAAAGGCAAACAAGACCACAGAAGAGATCTGCAAAGCAATAGAGAA GTTTGACCTTAAAGCCTTACCCGTTGACTTTGTCGAGTGCCTGATGCGGTTCTTGCCCACGGAGGGGGAGGTGAAGGTGATGCGTCAGTACGAGCGTGAGCGGCGTCCACTGGACCAGCTAGCTGAGGAAGATCGcttcatgttgtttttcagcAAGATTGAGAGGCTTACACAGAGAATGAACATCATCACTTTTGTTGGAAACTTTTCTGACAACATCAACATGCTCACACCACAGCTCAATGCAGTCATTGCGGCTTCTGGCTCAGTGAAATCCGCACCAAAGTTGAAAAGAGTGCTTGAG ATCATCCTAGCTTTGGGAAACTACATGAACAGCAGCAAGCGGGGCTGCGTTTATGGCTTCAAATTACAAAGTCTAGATCTT CTGCTGGACACTAAGTCTACAGACAGAAAGATGACGTTGCTCCATTACATAGCTCTCATTTTGAAAGAGAAGTACCCTGAACTGGCCAACTTCTACAACGAACTGCATTTTGTGGAAAAAGCTGCAGCAG TATCTCTGGAAAATGTGCTGCTGGATGTTCGAGAGCTAGGGAAGGGAATGGACTTGATACGGAGAGAGTGCAGTCTCCATGACCATTCGGTCCTGAAAGGCTTCGTCCAGACCAGTGACACACAGCTGGACAAGCTGCAGAAGGATGCCAAAACAGCAGAG GAAGCCTTTAACAATGTGGTGAACTACTTCGGAGAGAGTGCCAAGACGACTCCGCCCTCGGTGTTCTTCCCCGTGTTTGTGCGTTTTATCAAGGCCTACAAG GATGCAGTGGAAGAAAACGAACAAAGGAAAAAACAGGAGGATGCAATGAGAGAAAAGTTACTTGCTCAGGAGGCTAAACAGCAGGACCCCAAG GTCCAGGCCCAAAAGAagaggcagcagcaggaggagctgATTGCAGAGCTGCGCAAGCGGCAAGCCAAAGACCACCGACCCATGTACGAGGGCAAGGATGGCACTATTGAGGACATCATAACAG TACTGAAGAGCGTGCCCTTCACAGCCCGCACTGCTAAACGTGGCTCACGGTTCTTCTGTGAAGCCAACATCTGTGACGACGCCAACTGCTAG
- the fmnl3 gene encoding formin-like protein 3 isoform X4, whose translation MGNIESVDGQSEMKHHIMPLKVPMPDPTELEEKFAIVLSSMNLPPDKARLLRQYDNEKKWDLICDQERFQVKNPPHTYIQKLRGYLDPGVTRKKFRRRVQESTKVLRELEISLRTNHIGWVREFLNDENRGLDVLVEYLSFAQCAVIYGTVPNSKTIKNSRLVSQKDDVHVCIMCLRAIMNYQYGFNMVMSHAHAVNEIALSLNNKNSRTKALVLELLAAVCLVRGGHEIILSAFDNFKEVCKEKQRFERLMDYFRCEEGNIDYMVACMQFINIVVHSVEDMNFRVHLQYEFTKLGLDDYLEKCKHTESDKLSVQIQAYLDNVFDVGGLLEDAETKNAALEKVEELEEHLSHVTEKLLELENETMMKVADLEKVLIQKDKDLHAIRETYESTNTQVTTLRRVIKEKDAAFQRHFNIERRLLELEQQGTIRLHKKADGDIAIEPLGVGGGGDVGSSGLGISLGDMRQLSLGSTAGLTEPGGPDTSLPPASEAPPPPPPPPPPPPPLPSASDHNAPVPPPPPPAPPLPDASPSVILSVGLSAIRIKKPIKTKFRLPVFNWTALKPNQINGTVFNEIDDERVLEELDLERFEELFKTRSQGPVVDISCTKSKVAQKTVNKVTLLDANRSKNLAITLRKANKTTEEICKAIEKFDLKALPVDFVECLMRFLPTEGEVKVMRQYERERRPLDQLAEEDRFMLFFSKIERLTQRMNIITFVGNFSDNINMLTPQLNAVIAASGSVKSAPKLKRVLEIILALGNYMNSSKRGCVYGFKLQSLDLLLDTKSTDRKMTLLHYIALILKEKYPELANFYNELHFVEKAAAVSLENVLLDVRELGKGMDLIRRECSLHDHSVLKGFVQTSDTQLDKLQKDAKTAEEAFNNVVNYFGESAKTTPPSVFFPVFVRFIKAYKDAVEENEQRKKQEDAMREKLLAQEAKQQDPKVQAQKKRQQQEELIAELRKRQAKDHRPMYEGKDGTIEDIITVLKSVPFTARTAKRGSRFFCEANICDDANC comes from the exons ATGGGTAATATAGAAAGTGTGGATGGCCAGTCGGAGATGAAGCATCACATCATGCCACTAAAGGTTCCCATGCCTGACCCCACCGAGCTGGAGGAGAAATTTGCCATTGTTTTG AGTTCTATGAACCTGCCTCCAGACAAAGCACGTCTTCTCCGACAGTATGACAATGAGAAAAAGTGGGACCTGATCTGTGACCAG GAGAGATTTCAGGTGAAGAATCCACCTCACACCTACATCCAGAAGCTACGAGGATACTTAGACCCTGGAGTCACACGAAAG AAGTTTCGCAGGCGGGTGCAGGAATCTACAAAAGTGTTGAGGGAGCTGGAGATCTCACTAAGGACAAACCACATTGG GTGGGTCAGGGAGTTCCTGAATGATGAGAACAGAGGTCTTGATGTCCTGGTGGAGTACCTCTCATTTGCCCAGTGTGCTGTCAT CTATGGCACAGTTCCCAACAGCAAAACCATCAAGAACTCCCGCCTTGTGAGCCAGAAAGatgatgtgcatgtgtgcatcatGTGCTTGAGAGCAATCATGAATTATCAG TATGGCTTCAATATGGTCATGTCTCACGCACACGCAGTCAATGAAATTGCTCTCAGCTTGAACAATAAGAACTCACG GACGAAAGCCTTGGTCCTTGAGCTGCTGGCTGCCGTCTGTCTAGTCCGAGGAGGTCACGAGATCATCCTCTCAGCATTTGACAACTTCAAAGAG gtGTGTAAGGAGAAGCAACGCTTTGAGAGACTCATGGATTACTTCCGCTGTGAGGAGGGAAACATTGACTACATG GTTGCGTGCATGCAGTTCATCAACATTGTGGTCCACTCAGTCGAGGACATGAACTTCAGAGTCCATCTGCAGTATGAATTCACCAAGCTGGGACTGGATGATTACCTGGAG aaatgtaaacatacaGAGAGTGACAAGCTGTCGGTGCAGATCCAGGCCTACCTGGATAACGTGTTTGACGTGGGTGGTCTGCTGGAAGATGCAGAAACGAAGAATGCAGCTCTGGAGAAGGTAGAGGAACTGGAGGAGCACCTGTCTCAT GTGACGGAGAAGCTGCTGGAGCTTGAGAATGAAACAATGATGAAAGTAGCTGATCTGGAGAAGGTGCTCATTCAGAAAGATAAGGACCTGCATGCAATACGG GAGACGTACGAGTCGACCAACACCCAGGTCACCACCCTGAGGAGGGTGATCAAGGAGAAGGATGCCGCTTTCCAGAGACACTTCAACATCGAGAGGCGGCTCCTGGAGCTCGAGCAGCAAGGCACCATCCGTTTGCACAAGAAGGCTGATGGAGACATTGCCATCGAGCCGCTTGGTGTCGGGGGTGGGGGAGACGTTGGGAGTAGTGGCCTTGGGATCTCACTAGGTGACATGAGGCAGCTGTCTTTGGGTTCAACAGCTGGATTAACTGAACCAGGGGGGCCAGACACTAGTTTACCACCAGCTAGTGAagcacctccacctcctccaccacctccaccgcctcctcctcctcttccttctgcCTCAG ATCACAATGCACCAGTCCCACCACCGCCACCTCCTGCTCCACCTCTGCCAGACGCTTCTCCATCAGTTATCCTGAGTGTGGGTCTCTCAG CTATCAGAATCAAGAAGCCAATCAAGACCAAGTTCCGCCTGCCTGTGTTTAACTGGACAGCCTTGAAGCCCAATCAGATCAACGGCACAGTCTTCAACGAGATTGATGATGAGCGTGTGCTTGAG GAGCTGGATCTGGAGAGGTTTGAGGAGCTGTTCAAGACCAGATCCCAGGGTCCGGTTGTGGATATTTCCTGCACAAAGAGCAAAGTAGCCCAGAAGACAGTAAACAAAGTCACCCTTTTGGACGCCAATCGCTCCAAGAACTTAGCCATCACATTGCGAAAGGCAAACAAGACCACAGAAGAGATCTGCAAAGCAATAGAGAA GTTTGACCTTAAAGCCTTACCCGTTGACTTTGTCGAGTGCCTGATGCGGTTCTTGCCCACGGAGGGGGAGGTGAAGGTGATGCGTCAGTACGAGCGTGAGCGGCGTCCACTGGACCAGCTAGCTGAGGAAGATCGcttcatgttgtttttcagcAAGATTGAGAGGCTTACACAGAGAATGAACATCATCACTTTTGTTGGAAACTTTTCTGACAACATCAACATGCTCACACCACAGCTCAATGCAGTCATTGCGGCTTCTGGCTCAGTGAAATCCGCACCAAAGTTGAAAAGAGTGCTTGAG ATCATCCTAGCTTTGGGAAACTACATGAACAGCAGCAAGCGGGGCTGCGTTTATGGCTTCAAATTACAAAGTCTAGATCTT CTGCTGGACACTAAGTCTACAGACAGAAAGATGACGTTGCTCCATTACATAGCTCTCATTTTGAAAGAGAAGTACCCTGAACTGGCCAACTTCTACAACGAACTGCATTTTGTGGAAAAAGCTGCAGCAG TATCTCTGGAAAATGTGCTGCTGGATGTTCGAGAGCTAGGGAAGGGAATGGACTTGATACGGAGAGAGTGCAGTCTCCATGACCATTCGGTCCTGAAAGGCTTCGTCCAGACCAGTGACACACAGCTGGACAAGCTGCAGAAGGATGCCAAAACAGCAGAG GAAGCCTTTAACAATGTGGTGAACTACTTCGGAGAGAGTGCCAAGACGACTCCGCCCTCGGTGTTCTTCCCCGTGTTTGTGCGTTTTATCAAGGCCTACAAG GATGCAGTGGAAGAAAACGAACAAAGGAAAAAACAGGAGGATGCAATGAGAGAAAAGTTACTTGCTCAGGAGGCTAAACAGCAGGACCCCAAG GTCCAGGCCCAAAAGAagaggcagcagcaggaggagctgATTGCAGAGCTGCGCAAGCGGCAAGCCAAAGACCACCGACCCATGTACGAGGGCAAGGATGGCACTATTGAGGACATCATAACAG TACTGAAGAGCGTGCCCTTCACAGCCCGCACTGCTAAACGTGGCTCACGGTTCTTCTGTGAAGCCAACATCTGTGACGACGCCAACTGCTAG